One window of Myripristis murdjan chromosome 8, fMyrMur1.1, whole genome shotgun sequence genomic DNA carries:
- the LOC115363105 gene encoding adhesion G protein-coupled receptor E2-like codes for MVDGLLYIPSGCDFPPGSCDGYTNLTDSWRNRGFTSTSFPGFPKDDAHLINQWWRFTGIGGDMIITGCSHTYNIGGTSYGIYLSFSYPIVESPTASRGTAYVYNSGCSTYGISIDVVLCPGGFYVYQPLNHPISSMGYVIYHTVCEPDSCGPLAKCDGNGACVCVSGYEIPSTHIPTPESYGCTDINECEQTADICGSHSSCTNTIGAYNCSCVEGFIATDPASPPGGSNPCTDIDECLDNICGDDGSCANNPGSFACTCNQGYHLDPDASPLCQDIDECFNSTVCGPESVCTNEPGTHSCACQDGYKPTAPDTEPSEDNVCQDIDECVEDVTICGPDANCTNAIGAHICTCNAGYRLNNPDVIASYKNPCKDIDECSETPGLCGRKTVCTNAPGTFHCSCPDSFFPSTGILWEIGVSYCKSLQDILDEIKPPEGQTKERAFLGNMDQQLKDNAGIILPEATVANSFAASMEVSGAGPQARSAKVVSSEGDGETGTIILDISERLISALVEPTQNQTNKTIQTATVDLSIQAIGPGSNNGKNPPLSAKGNTMEINLQALAMNNNGSAAAAFMTLNGMENLLSHRYFQTKNRTEMYSDVITATLPATNHTNLSEPVNFTIQHKKRVTESGFMTCVYWDDKGEKTEMEPGDERKEKEEETRRWSVEGCWVAYSDENYTVCSCSHLSTFAVIMQIGEPPPEDPFLEWLNRVCVIVGLFFFALAILTFLLCSWNPKINNTARLHLCISLALSHLLLLWNDKYVQYELACTVMAGLLHFLIVASFVWMLLEALQLHLLVRRLSKVQVIQRDGLPKPFLYLTGYGVPFVIVGVSALVYSDGYGATESEVCWLSQDRNFKWALTGPVIAILALNWILFCATLWSLKPTLANMKSDVSQSKDTRLIVFKILAQFVILGCTWILGLYQTNLFFQFLFIILNSQQGTFLFIVHCVFNKEVREEYVKWLTCSFRKRSSQGSVRDVPSVSEDLDKTEEQTGGGSKEDG; via the exons ATGGTAGACG GTTTACTCTACATCCCTTCTGGTTGTGATTTTCCTCCAG GTTCTTGTGATGGGTACACTAATTTAACAGACTCTTGGCGGAACCGAGGCTTTACGTCTACTTCTTTCCCTGGCTTCCCCAAAGATGATGCCCATCTTATTAACCAATGGTGGCGCTTCACAGGAATTGGTGGAGACATGATTATCACAGGCTGTAGTCATACTTACAACATTGGAGGCACCTCTTACggcatttatttatcattttcgTATCCAATTGTTGAGTCTCCGACAGCATCAAGAGGGACTGCATATGTATATAATTCAGGGTGCAGTACTTACGGTATTTCAATCGATGTGGTCCTCTGTCCTGGAGGATTCTATGTGTACCAACCGTTAAATCACCCAATCAGCAGTATGGGTTATGTGATCT ATCATACCGTGTGTGAACCAGACTCATGCGGACCGCTTGCTAAGTGTGACGGCAATGgagcctgtgtttgtgtctctgggTATGAAATACCCTcaacacacatacccacaccaGAATCATATGGCTGCACTG ATATAAATGAGTGTGAGCAGACTGCAGATATCTGTGGTTCTCACTCTTCTTGCACCAACACAATTGGAGCATACAACTGCTCCTGTGTGGAGGGATTCATAGCAACAGACCCAGCATCACCACCTGGAGGGTCCAACCCATGCACAG ATATTGATGAGTGTCTCGACAACATCTGTGGTGATGATGGGTCGTGTGCGAACAACCCGGGAAGTTTCGCCTGCACATGCAATCAAGGCTACCACCTTGATCCAGATGCATCTCCTCTTTGCCAGG ATATCGACGAGTGTTTCAACTCCACCGTCTGTGGTCCTGAGTCTGTGTGCACCAATGAACCTGGAACTCATAGCTGTGCATGTCAAGACGGGTACAAACCAACTGCACCAGACACAGAACCCAGTGAGGACAACGTCTGCCAAG ATATTGATGAGTGTGTTGAAGATGTTACCATCTGCGGTCCTGATGCCAACTGTACCAATGCAATTGGGGCTCACATCTGTACCTGTAATGCTGGCTACCGACTGAACAACCCAGATGTAATAGCCAGCTACAAAAACCCATGCAAAG ATATAGATGAGTGCAGTGAGACACCAGGTCTGTGTGGTCGAAAAACAGTGTGTACGAATGCACCAGGGACTTTCCACTGTTCCTGTCCCGATAGCTTCTTCCCCTCAACTGGAATCTTGTGGGAGATAGGGGTTTCATATTGCAAAA GTCTTCAGGACATTTTAGATGAGATAAAACCTCCAGAG GGCCAGACAAAAGAGAGAGCGTTCCTTGGCAATATGGACCAGCAACTGAAAGACAATGCAGGAATCATCTTACCAGAAGCG ACAGTGGCAAACAGCTTCGCAGCATCTATG GAAGTGTCAGGTGCTGGACCGCAGGCCAGGTCAGCCAAGGTGGTGAGTAGTGAAGGAGATGGGGAGACTGGCACTATAATCCTGGATATCTCAGAGCGTCTGATTTCTGCCCTGGTAGAGCCAACACAGAATCAGACCAACAAAACCATTCAGACTGCAACTGTCG ATTTGAGTATACAAGCTATTGGTCCAGGGAGCAACAATGGGAAGAACCCTCCCCTTTCAGCCAAAGGAAACACCATGGAAATCAACCTGCAAGCTCTGGCCATGAACAACAATG GTTCTGCAGCGGCTGCCTTCATGACACTTAATGGGATGGAGAATCTTCTTAGTCATCGGTACTTTCAAACAAAGAACAGGACAGAGATGTACTCTGATGTGATCACTGCCACCTTGCCTGCAACAAACCATACCAACCTCTCTGAGCCTGTCAACTTCACCATCCAACACAAGAAG AGAGTAACTGAATCAGGCTTCATGACGTGTGTGTACTGGGACGACAaaggagagaagacagaaatgGAACCAGGGgatgaaagaaaggagaaagaggaagagaccAGGCGCTGGTCAGTAGAGGGCTGTTGGGTTGCATACTCAGATGAAAATTACACAGTATGCAGCTGCTCTCACCTTTCCACCTTTGCTGTCATCATGCAGATTGGCGAG CCACCACCGGAGGATCCTTTCTTAGAATGGCTCAACAGAGTGTGTGTAATTGTTGGGCTATTCTTCTTTGCCTTGGCCATCCTCACCTTCCTCCTGTGTAGCTGGAACCCCAAGATCAACAACACAGCCCGTCTTCATCTTTGTATCAGCCTCGCCCTATCCcatcttctgctgctgtggaaTGACAAATATGTTCAATATGAG CTGGCCTGCACTGTGATGGCTGGGCTTCTTCACTTCCTGATTGTGGCCAGTTTTGTATGGATGTTGCTTGAGGCTCTACAGCTCCATCTGCTGGTGCGGAGGCTCTCCAAGGTGCAGGTCATCCAGAGGGATGGCCTCCCCAAGCCATTTCTCTACCTGACTGGCTATGGTGTTCCGTTTGTGATTGTGGGTGTTTCTGCTCTAGTGTATTCTGATGGTTATGGTGCCACTGAGTCAGAGGT atGCTGGCTGTCACAAGATCGCAACTTCAAATGGGCTTTAACAGGGCCAGTGATTGCTATCCTTGCA cttAACTGGATCTTGTTCTGTGCTACTTTATGGAGTCTGAAGCCTACCCTGGCGAATATGAAGAGTGATGTTTCTCAGTCCAAAGACACCAG aCTGATTGTATTCAAGATCCTGGCCCAATTTGTGATACTGGGGTGTACCTGGATCCTAGGCCTGTACCAGACGAACCTCTTCTTTCAGTTCCTCTTTATCATTCTCAATTCACAACAGGGGACCTTCCTCTTCATCGTCCACTGTGTGTTCAACAAGGAG GTGCGAGAGGAATACGTCAAATGGCTGACATGCTCTTTCAGAAAACGCAGCTCTCAAGGATCTGTG AGAGATGTGCCATCAGTTTCTGAGGACTTGGACAAGACTGAAGAACAAACAGGTGGGGGTAGTAAGGAAGATGGCTAA